The following coding sequences are from one Treponema bryantii window:
- a CDS encoding alpha-N-arabinofuranosidase: MDSIIVNADLDGSQISRDIYGHFSEHLGRCIYGGFWVGKDSEIPNINGYRKDVVEAFKELEIPNLRWPGGCFADEYHWRDGIGPYENRKRMINTHWGGVVEDNSFGTHEFFGLCELLGCKPYVNGNVGSGTVQEMSEWVEYMTFGGESPMSKLREANGHKKPWKLPLFCVGNENWGCGGNMKPEYYADLYRRYQTYVRQYGKDKIFKIACGPNAADFNWTEVLMRESAPLMDGLSLHYYTVEPDWNGRKPACDFTEKDWYLTMRNAGFMETLVRHHDEIMTKYDPDKRVALVVDEWGTWFAVEKGTNPGFLYQQSTIRDALVAGITLNIFNNHSDRVRVANIAQAVNVLQSPVLTEGTKMIKTPTWYVFHMYKPHMDATSLTTRVASNQIGPKDARIDSVSASASHKKNVYTVTLTNAELKGKKEINITLAGLKGKIKEASATILTSKEMHVCNSFDKPNEIKEKALEVKLSGANEMFITVPAMSVVTVQIQA; the protein is encoded by the coding sequence ATGGATTCAATTATTGTTAATGCAGACCTCGACGGCAGTCAGATCAGCCGCGACATTTACGGTCATTTCAGCGAGCATCTTGGTCGTTGTATTTATGGCGGATTCTGGGTTGGAAAAGATTCAGAGATTCCAAATATTAACGGTTATAGAAAAGATGTTGTAGAAGCCTTTAAAGAGCTTGAGATTCCAAACCTTCGCTGGCCGGGCGGATGCTTTGCAGATGAATACCACTGGAGAGACGGAATTGGCCCTTATGAAAATCGTAAGCGCATGATTAACACTCACTGGGGTGGAGTTGTAGAAGACAACAGCTTTGGTACACATGAATTCTTTGGACTGTGTGAACTCCTTGGCTGTAAACCTTATGTAAATGGAAACGTAGGAAGCGGTACTGTTCAGGAAATGTCTGAATGGGTTGAATATATGACTTTCGGCGGAGAATCCCCAATGAGTAAACTCCGTGAAGCAAACGGCCATAAAAAGCCATGGAAACTTCCTCTTTTCTGTGTAGGTAATGAAAACTGGGGCTGTGGTGGAAACATGAAGCCTGAATATTATGCAGACCTTTACCGCCGCTATCAGACATACGTTCGCCAGTACGGCAAAGATAAGATTTTCAAGATTGCCTGTGGACCTAATGCTGCAGACTTTAACTGGACAGAAGTTCTTATGCGCGAATCAGCACCTCTTATGGACGGTCTTTCTCTTCACTATTACACAGTAGAACCAGACTGGAACGGAAGAAAACCAGCCTGCGACTTTACAGAAAAAGACTGGTACCTCACAATGCGCAATGCAGGCTTTATGGAAACACTCGTACGCCATCACGATGAAATCATGACTAAGTATGATCCTGATAAGCGTGTTGCCCTTGTAGTTGATGAATGGGGTACATGGTTCGCTGTAGAAAAGGGAACTAACCCTGGATTCCTCTATCAGCAGTCTACAATCCGCGATGCTCTTGTTGCCGGAATTACATTGAACATCTTCAACAATCACTCTGACCGTGTTCGTGTTGCAAATATTGCTCAGGCTGTAAACGTTCTTCAGTCTCCTGTTCTTACTGAAGGTACAAAGATGATTAAGACTCCAACATGGTACGTATTCCACATGTACAAGCCACACATGGATGCTACAAGCCTTACTACCCGCGTTGCTTCTAATCAGATTGGTCCAAAGGATGCTCGTATTGATTCTGTATCTGCTTCTGCTTCTCACAAGAAGAATGTTTATACAGTAACTCTTACAAACGCAGAACTCAAAGGCAAGAAAGAAATCAACATTACTCTTGCAGGTCTTAAAGGTAAGATTAAGGAAGCATCTGCTACAATCCTTACTTCTAAAGAAATGCATGTATGCAACAGCTTTGATAAACCAAACGAAATCAAAGAAAAAGCTCTTGAAGTTAAACTTTCCGGAGCAAATGAAATGTTCATTACAGTTCCTGCAATGAGCGTTGTTACTGTTCAGATCCAGGCATAA
- a CDS encoding DUF6171 family protein: MQHLSTMDMTPELVQEMAEQEEVADYVGDEIVEKRLSICKKCPRLIGGMTCADCGCFVQFRVRHKTAACINGKW, translated from the coding sequence ATGCAGCACCTCTCCACTATGGATATGACTCCAGAGCTCGTGCAGGAAATGGCCGAGCAGGAAGAGGTTGCTGATTATGTCGGTGATGAAATTGTTGAAAAAAGACTTTCAATATGTAAAAAATGCCCCCGACTAATCGGAGGCATGACCTGTGCAGACTGCGGCTGTTTTGTTCAGTTCCGCGTGCGTCATAAAACCGCAGCCTGTATAAATGGAAAATGGTAA
- a CDS encoding outer membrane lipoprotein-sorting protein, with protein sequence MKKILSIIVAAAIFTGALAAQVSADVADKCYKILEESQDIQAYHGDYSATISLVVEKPGRPKENIQFKVFDRTDKKLMTIVQLFPEADKGKGYLRNDENIWSYDPISRKFTHTSIKEALGDSDVKLDDVEKNNKYWRENYEIFSYEEGTLGKYPVDIIVLQAKTKEPSYAKTKLYLRKDIPLPLKQEDYSGSDRLMRTTLVPKWSKVEVRGKVGYVATQLIVRDELNKGEQTQQVISDLTFDTLPDKIFTKAYLEGLN encoded by the coding sequence ATGAAAAAAATACTTTCAATAATCGTAGCAGCAGCAATTTTTACAGGTGCACTTGCTGCTCAGGTTTCTGCCGATGTAGCAGATAAGTGTTATAAAATTCTGGAGGAGAGTCAGGATATTCAGGCTTATCACGGTGATTATTCTGCAACAATTTCTCTTGTTGTTGAAAAGCCTGGTAGACCAAAAGAAAATATCCAGTTTAAGGTTTTTGATCGTACAGACAAGAAGCTTATGACAATTGTTCAGCTTTTCCCTGAGGCTGATAAAGGAAAAGGTTATCTTCGTAATGATGAAAACATATGGTCATATGATCCGATTTCCCGCAAGTTTACACATACTTCAATTAAGGAAGCACTCGGTGATTCAGACGTAAAACTTGATGATGTCGAAAAGAACAACAAATATTGGCGTGAGAATTACGAAATATTTTCTTATGAAGAAGGAACTCTTGGAAAATACCCTGTAGACATTATTGTCCTCCAGGCTAAAACAAAAGAGCCTTCTTATGCAAAAACAAAATTATATCTTCGTAAGGATATTCCTCTTCCTCTTAAGCAGGAAGATTATTCTGGTTCAGACCGCCTTATGCGTACAACTCTTGTTCCAAAGTGGTCAAAGGTTGAAGTACGCGGAAAAGTTGGCTATGTAGCAACACAGTTAATCGTGCGTGATGAATTGAACAAGGGTGAGCAGACACAGCAGGTAATTTCTGATCTTACTTTTGATACTCTCCCGGATAAGATTTTCACTAAAGCATATTTGGAAGGATTGAACTAA
- a CDS encoding ABC transporter permease, with translation MKTVSLALRNLTRNKRRNAILAVAIAFGFFVVTAIDGLTTGMVGNLENQITQLIGGNVITQGLEWLNPETPGGKVKLVNIVRDRDYVKNIVDELNIKYDYYSCYTMSSGNIIFNGKKSVLQLYGRDLEEKQLRESFQFVSGGVDPNVENGLIISEKVAESLNVQIGDEVIYSTYTVYGQNTFADMVITGILKSNSFINTMQAYADIEDVNKIIEMPEGGYSMFSIYLRDKDQQTKAAMMIEDRIRKDHEKNPEINVTDRRLAMKTNPTNVGKGLEKQIDTRKPENEWKGVKYGVETLYDEIPQIKTVLNIVHIITTVILIVILLIVMVGVSNTYRMVLYERIREIGTMRALGMTGKDTRRVFTNEAVILCVIGAFAGLIFAIIAMAIVHCIPIANESLAFFLQKGHFTFKLSALSIILQYIILIVLTTFAVRGSAKQAARMSPAEALRTVK, from the coding sequence ATGAAAACAGTATCATTAGCACTTAGAAATCTTACAAGAAATAAAAGACGTAACGCCATTCTTGCAGTAGCAATTGCCTTCGGATTTTTTGTAGTAACTGCAATTGACGGTCTCACAACCGGAATGGTAGGAAACCTCGAAAATCAGATTACTCAGCTCATTGGTGGAAATGTAATTACACAGGGATTGGAATGGCTTAATCCGGAAACTCCTGGTGGAAAAGTTAAGCTTGTAAATATTGTACGTGACAGAGATTACGTAAAAAATATCGTTGATGAGCTTAACATCAAATATGATTATTATTCATGCTATACAATGTCGAGCGGAAACATAATCTTCAACGGAAAGAAATCTGTGCTTCAGCTTTATGGTCGTGACCTTGAAGAAAAGCAGCTTCGTGAGTCGTTCCAGTTTGTTAGTGGTGGAGTAGACCCAAATGTTGAAAACGGACTTATCATAAGCGAGAAGGTTGCAGAATCTCTGAATGTTCAGATTGGTGATGAGGTAATTTATTCAACATATACAGTTTATGGACAGAACACCTTTGCTGATATGGTAATCACTGGAATCTTAAAATCAAACAGCTTTATCAATACAATGCAGGCTTATGCAGATATTGAAGATGTAAACAAGATTATTGAAATGCCGGAAGGCGGTTATTCAATGTTCTCAATCTATCTTCGTGATAAAGATCAGCAGACTAAAGCTGCCATGATGATTGAAGACAGAATCAGAAAGGATCATGAAAAAAATCCGGAGATAAACGTAACTGACCGAAGACTTGCTATGAAAACAAATCCAACAAATGTTGGAAAAGGTCTTGAAAAGCAGATTGATACAAGGAAACCGGAAAACGAATGGAAGGGTGTAAAGTATGGAGTTGAAACTCTGTACGATGAAATTCCACAGATTAAGACTGTACTGAACATTGTACATATCATTACAACTGTAATTCTTATTGTTATTCTTCTGATTGTAATGGTTGGCGTTTCAAATACTTACCGTATGGTTTTGTATGAACGCATCCGTGAAATTGGTACAATGCGTGCACTTGGAATGACTGGTAAAGATACACGCCGTGTATTTACTAATGAAGCCGTTATTCTTTGTGTTATAGGTGCATTTGCAGGTTTGATTTTTGCAATAATTGCTATGGCAATTGTGCATTGCATTCCAATCGCAAATGAGTCACTAGCGTTCTTCCTGCAGAAGGGACACTTCACATTTAAATTGTCTGCATTATCAATTATACTTCAGTATATAATTCTGATTGTGCTTACAACTTTTGCAGTAAGAGGCAGTGCAAAGCAGGCCGCTCGCATGAGCCCAGCCGAAGCACTTCGAACTGTAAAGTAA
- a CDS encoding ABC transporter permease — translation MKDIIKLALRNLKEHKSKTIIISMFILFGVAIVVMGNSFLESVNRGLENDFRANVTGDLAISVIPEKGTTIDLFGVNSTNITTEVPQIPALTDIDKIEKILAETDGIKKQSKLISAQVILSKDAEIDFSVLQDDDKDLGIMDLPISMLFAGESGSYWELFPDLKMIEGHYPTPGSNEIIVDTRVIEGFYKAWDKTLEVGDDVLLASMGGVIREGKVVGIFKPANEYSAMFQSVYCEPGLARSFAELTYANSFSQELPDSVDLSISEMSEDDFFGGDDFFDDFEEDTSILGSTSDFDSILGDTSLRDELNKTDDGAWQFIVAKLNNPHADKKLVAQLNKRFKDEGVNALAMDWKKAAYSYSASVDGIGFIFNLLIIILAIVVFIIIMNTMVVSVIERTSEIGTMRAIGAEKKFVKKLFYSEAIILTTLSSIAGVIFAFICMMIFNSFNITITNTIAKMILGGGLLHFSPTPKIIIITIVIALIGSIISNRYPVKSALRITPIKALSKE, via the coding sequence ATGAAAGACATAATTAAACTTGCCCTCCGCAACCTCAAGGAACATAAATCTAAAACCATTATTATTTCGATGTTTATCCTCTTTGGTGTAGCAATCGTTGTAATGGGAAACTCGTTCCTTGAATCTGTAAACCGCGGACTTGAAAACGACTTCAGGGCAAATGTAACCGGAGATCTTGCAATTTCGGTTATCCCTGAAAAAGGTACAACAATAGATTTATTTGGAGTGAACTCTACAAATATTACAACTGAAGTTCCTCAGATTCCAGCTCTTACAGATATTGATAAAATCGAAAAGATTCTTGCAGAAACAGATGGAATCAAAAAACAGTCAAAGCTTATTTCAGCACAGGTAATTCTTTCAAAAGATGCTGAAATTGATTTCTCTGTTCTTCAGGATGATGATAAAGACCTTGGAATTATGGACCTCCCGATTTCAATGCTTTTTGCCGGTGAATCAGGAAGTTACTGGGAGCTCTTCCCGGATTTGAAAATGATTGAAGGTCATTATCCAACTCCAGGTTCAAACGAGATTATCGTAGATACTCGTGTAATTGAAGGTTTTTATAAGGCCTGGGATAAAACTCTTGAAGTTGGAGACGATGTTCTTCTTGCCAGCATGGGTGGTGTAATCCGTGAAGGTAAGGTTGTTGGAATCTTTAAGCCTGCTAATGAATATTCTGCTATGTTCCAGAGTGTTTATTGTGAGCCTGGACTCGCACGTTCTTTTGCAGAACTTACTTATGCAAATTCGTTCAGTCAGGAATTGCCAGACTCTGTAGACCTTTCAATTTCTGAAATGTCAGAAGACGATTTCTTTGGTGGTGATGATTTCTTTGATGATTTTGAAGAAGATACAAGCATTCTCGGAAGTACATCAGATTTCGACAGCATTCTTGGAGATACAAGCCTTCGTGATGAATTGAATAAAACTGATGATGGTGCATGGCAGTTTATTGTTGCTAAGCTCAATAATCCGCATGCAGACAAAAAACTTGTAGCACAGCTCAATAAACGCTTTAAGGATGAAGGTGTAAATGCTCTTGCAATGGACTGGAAAAAAGCTGCTTATTCTTATTCAGCTTCAGTTGATGGAATTGGCTTTATCTTCAACCTGCTTATCATAATTCTTGCGATTGTAGTATTCATCATCATCATGAATACAATGGTAGTTTCTGTAATTGAACGTACAAGTGAAATCGGTACAATGCGTGCTATTGGAGCAGAAAAGAAGTTTGTAAAGAAACTCTTCTATTCAGAAGCAATAATTCTTACAACTCTTTCATCAATAGCAGGTGTCATCTTCGCCTTTATCTGTATGATGATTTTCAACTCGTTCAACATCACAATTACAAACACAATTGCAAAAATGATTCTTGGTGGTGGTTTGCTTCACTTCAGCCCAACTCCAAAAATCATAATTATAACAATTGTAATTGCCCTTATCGGAAGTATTATCAGTAACAGATACCCTGTAAAATCTGCACTCAGAATTACACCGATTAAGGCACTCAGCAAGGAATAG
- a CDS encoding ABC transporter ATP-binding protein codes for MAVVSLKDVHKFYPLGKERIEAVRGVSFDIEKGEFAAVSGPSGSGKSTILNMIGLIDLPSSGSIVIGDTDVYNGVDLADAETINTRWASAGPDKKDGKKKKVRVAIPSKLDRRITALRRSHLGFIFQTFNLIPVLNVYENIEFPLLLESKDKNSKSPVDEFTKAQKEEWINYLIEKVGLTDWKNHKANELSGGQRQRVAIARALVTKAPVILADEPTANLDSKNSEQILKLMKSLNKDPELQTTFIFSTHDSRIVDMCDHVVHILDGQVINDEHKEGSDVYKI; via the coding sequence ATGGCAGTTGTTAGCTTAAAAGACGTGCACAAATTCTATCCTCTTGGAAAAGAAAGGATTGAAGCCGTTCGTGGAGTTTCCTTCGATATTGAGAAGGGAGAGTTCGCCGCAGTTTCAGGACCTTCAGGATCAGGAAAATCAACAATTTTGAATATGATAGGTCTTATTGATCTTCCTAGTAGTGGCTCAATCGTAATTGGTGACACAGATGTTTATAACGGTGTAGATCTTGCTGATGCAGAAACCATTAACACAAGATGGGCATCAGCTGGTCCAGATAAAAAAGACGGAAAGAAAAAGAAGGTTCGTGTTGCAATTCCTTCAAAGCTCGACCGTAGAATTACTGCTCTCCGCCGTTCTCATCTTGGTTTTATTTTTCAGACTTTCAACCTTATTCCGGTATTGAATGTTTATGAAAATATTGAATTCCCTCTTCTTCTTGAATCAAAAGATAAAAATTCCAAGAGCCCTGTAGATGAATTTACAAAAGCTCAGAAAGAAGAATGGATCAATTACCTTATTGAAAAGGTTGGTCTTACAGACTGGAAGAATCACAAGGCAAATGAACTTTCTGGTGGTCAGCGTCAGCGTGTTGCTATTGCCCGTGCTCTCGTAACAAAGGCTCCTGTAATTCTTGCTGATGAGCCTACAGCCAACCTCGACTCAAAGAACTCAGAACAGATTCTCAAACTCATGAAATCTTTGAACAAGGATCCTGAACTTCAGACAACCTTCATCTTCTCTACACATGACTCTCGTATTGTAGATATGTGTGATCATGTTGTTCACATTCTTGACGGTCAGGTAATCAACGACGAGCACAAAGAAGGTTCGGACGTTTATAAAATTTAA
- the pth gene encoding aminoacyl-tRNA hydrolase yields MIKLVAFLGNYGKEYEKTRHNVSWYFEDSLPFANRLSWQSKFKGEIASFTPAELAQWACDTKICSKKDGSPVLVPEEAPAHIYFLKPMTYMNLSGDSIIEVANFYKIQPSEIMVVHDELELAPGFVSLKWSGGLGGHNGLRSTKAVLNTPDFFRLRFGIGRPDNENIGVADWVLSRFTAEQQEIMQNVFSQTNLLLVKLLLSKEPKDLIQNWGKKNLI; encoded by the coding sequence ATGATTAAACTCGTAGCATTTTTAGGAAATTACGGCAAGGAATATGAAAAGACCCGCCACAATGTAAGCTGGTATTTTGAAGATTCCCTGCCATTTGCTAACCGCCTCTCATGGCAGAGTAAGTTCAAGGGTGAGATTGCGTCGTTTACACCGGCGGAGCTCGCCCAGTGGGCCTGTGATACAAAAATCTGTTCAAAGAAAGACGGCTCTCCGGTTCTTGTACCGGAAGAGGCACCGGCTCACATCTACTTCCTCAAGCCAATGACTTATATGAATCTGAGTGGCGACAGCATTATCGAAGTTGCAAACTTTTATAAAATCCAGCCATCTGAAATCATGGTAGTTCACGACGAACTCGAACTTGCTCCGGGCTTTGTAAGTCTTAAGTGGAGCGGCGGCCTCGGAGGTCACAACGGTCTCCGTTCAACTAAGGCCGTACTGAATACTCCAGACTTCTTCCGCCTGCGTTTTGGAATTGGCCGCCCGGACAACGAAAACATAGGCGTTGCCGACTGGGTATTAAGCCGCTTTACAGCCGAACAGCAGGAAATCATGCAGAATGTATTCAGTCAGACAAATCTGCTGCTGGTAAAACTTCTTCTTTCTAAAGAACCCAAGGATTTAATACAAAACTGGGGTAAAAAAAATCTCATATAA
- a CDS encoding DUF4340 domain-containing protein, producing the protein MKTRKLVLIIADVVLLAVCTIQLALAARDTTKYFTLKDKPDSLEFVTPMETFSVYKDGEEWFVSDKKYPASQSMVDSYIDAISNVRALDKVGNISSGNNAEKYELADGKTITVTAKLGDKVLRTITIGKTAVSSSQCYATIDGGKDIYLVSGGINDTLDTSIAAARTTIVLNLDSPDITNVAITDYASGKNWAVSRMGTGEDLAWNVSGAEEGYELDTGAAANWLNSFASLSTRDWYDDSEVLEGTKTVTAKITCAYKDITVEFFAIPKNNENDLQQYYGTCSETPYRFKVNESSVKQYLKSLDELSK; encoded by the coding sequence ATGAAGACAAGAAAACTAGTTTTGATCATTGCAGATGTTGTGCTGCTTGCTGTTTGTACAATCCAACTTGCTCTTGCTGCGCGCGATACAACAAAATATTTTACACTCAAAGATAAGCCTGATTCTCTGGAATTTGTTACTCCAATGGAAACCTTCAGTGTTTATAAAGATGGCGAAGAATGGTTTGTAAGTGATAAAAAATATCCGGCTAGCCAGTCGATGGTAGATTCCTATATTGATGCAATTTCTAATGTTCGTGCCCTCGATAAGGTCGGAAATATTTCTTCTGGAAATAATGCAGAAAAATATGAACTTGCAGATGGTAAAACAATTACAGTAACAGCAAAGCTCGGCGACAAGGTTTTACGTACAATTACAATTGGTAAAACTGCAGTTTCTTCTTCTCAGTGTTATGCAACAATTGATGGTGGAAAGGATATTTATCTTGTTTCTGGTGGAATTAATGATACTCTGGATACAAGTATTGCTGCTGCTCGTACTACAATTGTTTTGAATCTTGATTCACCTGATATTACTAACGTAGCAATTACAGATTACGCTTCTGGTAAAAACTGGGCTGTTTCTAGAATGGGAACAGGTGAAGATCTTGCATGGAATGTCAGCGGTGCAGAAGAGGGCTATGAGCTTGATACTGGTGCTGCTGCAAACTGGCTTAATTCCTTTGCTTCTCTTTCTACCCGCGACTGGTATGATGATAGTGAAGTTCTCGAAGGAACAAAAACAGTTACTGCAAAAATCACTTGTGCATATAAAGATATTACAGTTGAGTTCTTCGCAATTCCTAAAAACAATGAGAACGATCTTCAGCAGTATTATGGAACCTGCAGCGAAACTCCTTACCGCTTTAAGGTAAACGAGAGTTCTGTAAAGCAGTATCTTAAATCTCTGGACGAGCTTTCAAAATGA
- a CDS encoding GldG family protein, whose product MKKILQWLKSPKSDFILFVIFLVLLNLAGHKAFLRFDLTAPKSYSLSKASKTVVKNLDAPLSIRVFFSDNLPSTYTSVSQYVKDILVEYKGAANKNFSVSYMDMSKPENEELARDLGIQQVQIQELKNNEVGLKSVYMGIAVAYGDNIEIMNPVQTSDGFEFNLTSKISQMISMADSLAGLGKDEKISLTLYLSEPLKWLGISGAEEADQIVRQAFDSVNKQNLGRLEYKLVSPDSADAAALSAKYGIQTITYQDSGVQKKAAIGLVLEHGEKIYALPLGVQRSFFGYAVAGLEDVENTINEGLQSLFSNTKAIGYITGHGEVDHTAADKAANFEKLISGMYELKDIDLNSEDIPAGMNAIIINGPKMDFTEEELYKVDQFLLRGGNVMLMLDGVVEAGKDQMYGITNFAQNDSNLERLLTKYGIERSKNMIMDKNCFKSLNNQYGELNYYWVPEIHKKYLAKKNVITNNLGSLYLLQSGSLNAAAAKENKNLKVTELAKTSEEAWAVSESIMLNPLMMTTPSDASEYAQYNLAVLLEGKFDSAFDEAPAGAASEDSSESAGELETSNYIKTSVMPGKLFVAGSSEITTSQVIDENGQSPVSMFLMNVVDYMNGNEDLCTMRTKSLSVNNLTIKTPVAVSFWKLLNQYGLAVLVALVGLLVWRLRTARRRAINKKYNPDDTRTISK is encoded by the coding sequence ATGAAAAAAATATTACAGTGGCTCAAAAGTCCAAAATCAGATTTTATTCTTTTTGTAATCTTCCTTGTGCTTTTGAATCTTGCAGGACACAAAGCATTCCTTCGTTTTGATTTAACTGCACCAAAATCATATTCACTTTCAAAGGCAAGTAAAACTGTCGTAAAGAATCTGGATGCGCCTCTTTCAATCCGTGTATTCTTCAGCGACAATCTTCCTTCAACTTACACAAGTGTTTCTCAGTATGTAAAAGATATTCTTGTTGAATACAAGGGTGCGGCAAATAAGAACTTCTCTGTTTCTTATATGGATATGTCTAAACCTGAGAATGAAGAACTTGCACGTGATCTTGGAATTCAGCAGGTTCAGATTCAGGAACTTAAAAATAATGAAGTCGGTCTTAAATCGGTTTACATGGGAATTGCTGTTGCCTATGGCGACAATATTGAAATCATGAATCCGGTTCAGACTTCAGATGGTTTTGAGTTTAATCTTACCTCAAAGATTTCTCAGATGATTTCTATGGCTGACTCACTTGCAGGTCTTGGAAAGGATGAAAAAATCAGCCTGACCCTTTACTTGAGTGAGCCTCTTAAATGGCTTGGAATCAGCGGGGCAGAGGAGGCTGATCAGATTGTTCGTCAGGCTTTTGATTCAGTAAACAAACAGAATCTTGGTCGTCTTGAATATAAGCTTGTAAGTCCTGATTCTGCTGATGCAGCTGCTCTTTCTGCTAAGTACGGTATTCAGACAATTACTTATCAGGATTCAGGTGTTCAGAAAAAGGCTGCTATTGGTCTTGTTCTCGAACATGGCGAAAAGATTTATGCCCTTCCACTTGGTGTTCAGCGTTCTTTCTTTGGTTATGCTGTTGCTGGTCTGGAAGATGTTGAAAACACAATCAATGAGGGACTTCAGAGTCTTTTCTCTAATACAAAGGCAATCGGTTATATTACAGGTCATGGCGAAGTAGATCATACTGCTGCTGATAAGGCTGCTAATTTTGAAAAGCTGATTTCTGGAATGTATGAGTTGAAAGATATCGATTTGAACTCTGAAGATATTCCAGCCGGAATGAATGCAATCATCATCAATGGTCCAAAAATGGATTTCACAGAAGAAGAACTTTACAAGGTAGATCAGTTCCTTCTTCGTGGTGGAAACGTAATGCTCATGCTTGACGGTGTTGTTGAAGCAGGAAAGGATCAGATGTATGGAATTACAAACTTTGCACAGAATGATTCAAATCTTGAACGCCTTCTTACAAAGTATGGTATTGAACGCAGTAAAAATATGATTATGGATAAGAACTGTTTTAAGAGTCTTAATAACCAGTACGGTGAACTCAACTATTACTGGGTTCCAGAAATCCATAAAAAATATCTTGCTAAGAAAAATGTAATTACAAACAATCTCGGTTCTCTTTATCTTCTTCAGAGCGGTTCTCTTAATGCAGCTGCTGCTAAAGAAAATAAGAATCTTAAGGTAACTGAACTTGCAAAGACTTCAGAAGAAGCCTGGGCTGTTTCTGAAAGTATTATGCTTAATCCTTTGATGATGACAACTCCTTCAGATGCTTCTGAATATGCACAGTACAATCTAGCAGTTCTCCTTGAAGGTAAGTTTGACAGTGCCTTTGATGAAGCTCCTGCAGGGGCAGCTTCAGAGGATTCTTCAGAAAGTGCCGGAGAACTCGAAACATCAAATTACATCAAAACAAGTGTAATGCCTGGTAAGCTTTTTGTTGCAGGTTCTTCTGAAATTACAACAAGTCAGGTAATTGATGAAAACGGTCAGAGCCCTGTTTCAATGTTCCTTATGAATGTTGTTGATTATATGAACGGAAATGAAGATCTTTGTACAATGCGTACCAAGAGCCTTTCTGTAAACAATCTTACAATTAAGACTCCGGTTGCAGTAAGCTTCTGGAAACTTTTGAATCAGTATGGACTTGCAGTTCTTGTTGCTCTCGTTGGTCTTCTTGTTTGGAGACTTCGTACAGCACGTCGTCGTGCAATCAATAAGAAATATAATCCAGACGATACAAGAACAATTAGTAAGTAA
- a CDS encoding ABC transporter permease subunit has product MSDNKSAKKQCPAIIIMKRELKAYFTSPVAYIVTALFLIVTGILFYSVFFLYNRAELRQYFSLLPVLLSLFIPALTMRIFAEERRVGSIETLMTLPVTELDVVAGKYLASFLSTLIMLAPTLFYILPTVIFGSPDFGPIVGGYIGAIFLCACFTAIGVFSTSVTKNQIIAFFTAMIICMALTMIDTFLIFLPSQIVSFFSYLSASGHFTSISRGIFDTRDLIYFVSLTALFFTATVKVQQNAKN; this is encoded by the coding sequence ATGAGTGACAATAAATCAGCAAAAAAACAGTGCCCCGCAATCATTATTATGAAGCGCGAGCTTAAGGCATATTTTACTTCGCCGGTTGCTTATATTGTAACTGCGCTTTTTCTTATAGTTACAGGAATCCTGTTTTATTCAGTATTCTTCCTTTACAACAGAGCAGAACTCCGACAGTATTTTTCTTTACTGCCTGTTCTCCTTTCTCTTTTTATTCCAGCCCTCACAATGAGGATTTTTGCAGAAGAGCGTCGTGTAGGTTCTATCGAAACTCTGATGACTCTCCCTGTTACAGAACTTGATGTAGTTGCAGGAAAATATCTTGCATCTTTCTTAAGCACTTTGATTATGCTTGCTCCAACTCTGTTTTATATTCTTCCGACAGTGATTTTTGGTTCTCCTGATTTTGGTCCTATTGTCGGTGGATATATCGGTGCAATCTTCCTTTGTGCCTGCTTTACTGCAATCGGAGTTTTTTCAACCTCTGTAACAAAAAATCAGATTATTGCGTTCTTCACAGCTATGATAATCTGTATGGCTCTTACAATGATTGATACATTCCTGATTTTCCTGCCATCACAGATTGTAAGTTTCTTCAGTTATCTTTCTGCAAGCGGACATTTTACTTCTATTTCGCGCGGAATTTTTGACACAAGGGATTTGATTTATTTTGTTTCCCTTACAGCACTGTTCTTTACTGCAACAGTAAAAGTTCAGCAGAACGCTAAAAACTAA